The Phoenix dactylifera cultivar Barhee BC4 unplaced genomic scaffold, palm_55x_up_171113_PBpolish2nd_filt_p 000483F, whole genome shotgun sequence genome includes a region encoding these proteins:
- the LOC103697438 gene encoding 40S ribosomal protein S20-2-like, with the protein MAAAAYAPPPMKAAGKLGLEGPQEQLHRIRITLSSKNVKNLEKVCADLVRGAKDKRLRVKGPVRMPIKVLHITTRKSPCGEGTNTWDRFELRVHKRVIDLISSPEVVKQITSITIEPGVEVEVTIADP; encoded by the exons atggcggcggcggcgtaTGCCCCCCCGCCGATGAAGGCGGCGGGGAAGCTGGGGCTGGAGGGGCCCCAGGAGCAACTCCACCGCATCCGGATCACCCTCTCCTCCAAGAACGTCAAGAACCTCGAGAAGG TGTGTGCGGATCTGGTGAGGGGAGCCAAGGACAAGAGGCTGAGGGTCAAGGGACCCGTCAGGATGCCCATCAAGGTCCTCCACATCACCACTCGCAAGTCCCCCTGCGGCGAAG GAACCAACACGTGGGATCGTTTTGAGCTTCGTGTTCAcaagagggtgattgatcttatTAGCTCACCTGAAGTGGTGAAGCAGATTACTTCAATCACGATTGAACCTGGCGTGGAGGTTGAAGTGACGATTGCAGATCCATGA